The following coding sequences lie in one Mucilaginibacter sp. KACC 22773 genomic window:
- a CDS encoding DUF6377 domain-containing protein: MKYFFCFLLLLSSLSTFASDATNNLLEELKTEIGKKGAYERIKESRINRLKVYRARLSKNDYDGQFSTLNSIYSEYKGYQFDSAYVYVDKMIALSKQRGDKQGEYYSYVKMAFILLSSGMFHEAFDYLHKVDVKVLETPAKIDYYFFLGRCYYDIANYSNDKYFTPGYITAGNKSIDSAISFCGDDFVSRNYLLGLQKLQERNYVQGKVWFGKLLEKNMVITMHLRAMVSCSLGMIYLQENQKEEGINLMIQSAIADIKSSTRETVALYTLADLLYKKGNIKDAYSFIQLAKEDADFYGARQRKIQIGSILPIIAAAELNNSEHQKNRFLILLITLTALALLVVFFLVMIVKQLRKLKTKEKIIEGKNAQLNDINGKLLVDAKIKEEYIGQFFKAISGYILKLENLKVSIEAKISMKKYDAITSLINNIDIKKERENLYYSFDHIFVKIFPNFINVFNSLFDEKDQIWPQEDELLNTDLRIFALIRMGIADNDTIAKILEYSVNTIYVYKMRIKAKSLHPEQFEQRIMNIKPFDIS; the protein is encoded by the coding sequence ATGAAGTATTTTTTCTGTTTCTTATTGTTATTAAGTTCTTTATCAACATTTGCATCTGATGCAACAAATAATTTACTTGAAGAATTAAAAACGGAGATTGGAAAAAAAGGTGCTTACGAGCGTATTAAGGAGTCGCGGATTAACAGGCTGAAAGTATATAGGGCAAGGCTATCCAAAAATGATTATGATGGGCAGTTTTCTACATTAAACAGTATCTACAGCGAATATAAAGGCTACCAGTTTGATTCGGCATATGTTTATGTGGATAAGATGATAGCCTTAAGTAAACAACGTGGCGATAAGCAAGGCGAATATTACAGCTACGTTAAAATGGCTTTTATCCTGCTGTCATCGGGCATGTTTCACGAAGCTTTTGATTATTTGCATAAGGTTGATGTTAAGGTTTTGGAGACCCCGGCCAAAATTGATTATTATTTTTTTTTGGGCAGGTGTTATTACGATATAGCTAATTATAGCAACGACAAATATTTTACGCCCGGTTACATTACAGCGGGCAATAAATCTATCGATTCGGCCATATCTTTTTGCGGCGATGACTTTGTGAGCCGTAATTATCTGCTGGGTTTGCAAAAGCTGCAGGAACGTAACTACGTTCAGGGCAAAGTTTGGTTTGGTAAGCTGCTCGAAAAAAACATGGTAATAACCATGCACTTAAGGGCAATGGTTTCCTGCTCATTGGGAATGATTTACTTACAGGAAAATCAAAAAGAGGAGGGCATTAACCTGATGATCCAATCGGCCATCGCCGATATCAAATCTTCTACGCGCGAAACCGTTGCCCTTTATACCCTTGCCGACCTTTTATATAAAAAAGGAAATATAAAAGACGCTTATAGTTTTATACAATTGGCCAAAGAAGATGCCGATTTTTATGGAGCAAGGCAACGAAAAATCCAGATAGGATCAATATTGCCAATTATTGCCGCCGCCGAACTCAATAACTCCGAACATCAGAAAAACCGCTTTCTCATCCTGTTGATTACGCTAACGGCCCTGGCCTTACTGGTGGTGTTTTTCCTGGTGATGATTGTTAAGCAGCTTAGAAAACTGAAAACTAAGGAAAAGATAATAGAAGGGAAAAATGCACAGCTTAATGATATAAATGGCAAACTCCTTGTAGATGCAAAGATTAAAGAAGAATATATCGGGCAGTTTTTTAAAGCGATATCGGGATATATACTAAAGCTCGAAAACCTGAAGGTATCTATCGAGGCTAAAATCTCGATGAAAAAGTACGATGCCATTACCTCACTCATCAATAATATAGATATTAAAAAAGAGCGGGAGAATTTATACTATAGTTTTGACCATATTTTTGTGAAAATATTTCCAAACTTTATTAATGTATTTAACAGCCTGTTTGACGAAAAAGATCAGATTTGGCCACAGGAAGATGAGTTATTGAATACCGATTTAAGAATATTTGCGCTTATCA
- a CDS encoding LacI family DNA-binding transcriptional regulator, producing the protein MPDITLKKLAEMLNLSISTVSRALKDHPDISKETRQKVKELAAVAEYEPNTYAINLRTNQSKELAVIIPTIANDFYQSFISSLEEEVRLYGYSLIMLQSGDDPLIEQQNLKRCRQGRVSGIFISITTKTTDISSFFKQGDHPIPIIFFDKVPAFENCIKICVDDVMAATIAAKTLMAKSKQNILGVFGNEELSITKKRLSAFTETLEADNPGARLTIHHASSINESFNVVMNALTHQQPDAIFCMSDEVLIGVMKAIQTLQLRIPGDVGVIAISEGQVPTFYYPQITFIETSGFKLAKSAFVKMMACIAGSTGMQEIKINAVLVEGGSL; encoded by the coding sequence ATGCCCGATATAACTTTGAAAAAACTTGCCGAAATGCTTAATTTAAGTATCTCTACGGTTTCGCGGGCACTTAAAGACCATCCGGACATCTCAAAAGAAACCAGGCAAAAGGTTAAAGAGCTTGCTGCCGTTGCCGAATATGAGCCTAATACCTACGCCATTAACCTGCGGACCAACCAAAGCAAGGAATTGGCAGTAATTATACCAACAATAGCCAATGATTTTTACCAGTCGTTCATCAGTTCGCTTGAAGAAGAAGTGCGGTTGTATGGTTATTCGTTGATCATGCTGCAATCCGGAGACGATCCGCTTATTGAGCAGCAAAACCTGAAGCGGTGCAGGCAGGGGAGGGTTTCGGGTATATTTATTTCGATAACTACTAAAACTACAGATATCAGCAGCTTTTTTAAACAAGGCGACCACCCTATCCCCATTATTTTTTTTGATAAGGTGCCCGCGTTTGAAAATTGTATTAAAATATGTGTTGATGATGTAATGGCAGCAACTATAGCCGCCAAAACATTAATGGCTAAAAGCAAACAAAATATCCTGGGCGTTTTTGGAAATGAAGAGTTATCCATCACCAAAAAAAGGCTAAGCGCTTTTACCGAAACATTGGAGGCGGATAATCCGGGGGCCAGGTTAACCATTCATCATGCAAGCTCAATAAATGAATCTTTTAATGTTGTAATGAATGCCTTAACGCATCAACAGCCAGACGCTATTTTTTGCATGAGCGACGAGGTGCTGATAGGGGTAATGAAAGCTATACAAACCCTGCAGTTACGTATACCCGGCGATGTTGGTGTTATAGCTATAAGCGAGGGCCAGGTACCTACATTTTATTACCCGCAAATTACCTTTATTGAAACCAGTGGCTTTAAGCTGGCAAAAAGCGCTTTTGTAAAAATGATGGCCTGCATAGCCGGAAGTACCGGTATGCAGGAAATAAAAATTAACGCTGTCCTTGTAGAAGGTGGTTCGCTTTAA